The following coding sequences are from one Candidatus Neomarinimicrobiota bacterium window:
- a CDS encoding carboxymuconolactone decarboxylase family protein: MSRLKDFERFRAHMNEKILAEGNLETRRFFGLDSKVYEAGRLDRRTKELLGLVGSLVRRCDDCIAYHLIQCHEQGVDRETFYEVFNIGLVVGGSVVIPYMRRAVALLDELEGD, from the coding sequence ATGAGCAGGCTGAAAGATTTCGAACGTTTTCGGGCGCACATGAACGAGAAGATCCTGGCGGAGGGTAACCTGGAGACCAGGCGCTTTTTCGGGCTGGACAGCAAGGTGTACGAAGCCGGGCGTCTGGACCGGCGCACCAAGGAGCTGCTGGGACTGGTAGGCTCGCTGGTGCGGCGCTGCGACGACTGCATTGCCTACCACCTGATCCAGTGCCACGAGCAAGGGGTGGACCGGGAGACTTTTTATGAGGTGTTCAACATCGGGCTGGTGGTGGGGGGCTCCGTCGTTATCCCCTATATGCGCCGGGCGGTGGCCCTGCTGGATGAGCTGGAAGGCGATTGA
- the hisC gene encoding histidinol-phosphate transaminase: protein MPLVPPYIKSLAPYKAGKPVEELARELGLERIVKLASNENPLGPSPRALTAAQEALLESHRYPDQTSHELRAALAGRFNVRLANVVTGSGSEGIMSAIMRTFLLDSDEIISARGTFVGFRVLADASGRTTHWVPMRDYHYDLPRMADEINEYTKIIYLANPDNPTGTYFTVPEFDAFMERVPERVLIILDEAYFEYAREQSDYPDSMHYRYDNVITLRTFSKVYGLAGLRVGYGFAHDELIGNLLKVKLTFEPSRPAQAAALAALEDREYLERSLNNNQAGRAYLLEAFQRLGLETIPSATNFLTLKLPSDAAATSLTEQLLHRGVIVRHLLSFGWPALIRVTIGLPEENAFFVEQLGEVLGG from the coding sequence ATGCCGTTGGTGCCGCCCTATATCAAGAGTCTGGCGCCCTACAAAGCGGGCAAGCCGGTGGAGGAGCTGGCCCGGGAGCTGGGTCTGGAGCGCATTGTGAAGCTGGCGTCCAACGAGAATCCCCTGGGTCCCTCACCCAGGGCCCTGACCGCCGCGCAGGAGGCCCTGCTGGAGAGCCACCGCTACCCGGACCAGACATCTCATGAGCTGCGGGCGGCCCTGGCCGGGCGCTTCAACGTCCGACTGGCCAACGTCGTTACCGGCAGCGGCAGCGAAGGGATCATGTCGGCCATTATGCGCACCTTCCTGCTGGACAGTGACGAGATCATCTCGGCCCGGGGCACCTTTGTCGGCTTCCGGGTGCTGGCCGATGCCTCCGGCCGCACCACCCACTGGGTACCGATGCGCGACTACCACTACGACCTGCCGCGCATGGCCGATGAGATTAACGAGTACACCAAGATCATCTATCTCGCTAACCCTGATAATCCCACCGGGACCTACTTCACCGTGCCGGAGTTCGATGCCTTCATGGAGCGGGTGCCTGAGCGGGTGCTGATCATTCTGGATGAGGCCTACTTCGAGTACGCCCGGGAGCAGTCGGACTATCCCGACTCCATGCACTACCGCTACGACAACGTCATTACGCTGCGGACCTTCTCGAAGGTCTACGGTCTGGCAGGCCTGCGGGTGGGGTACGGCTTCGCGCACGATGAACTGATCGGCAACCTGCTGAAGGTGAAGTTGACCTTTGAGCCGTCGCGTCCGGCCCAGGCGGCGGCCCTGGCGGCCCTGGAGGACCGCGAGTACCTGGAACGGTCTCTGAACAACAACCAGGCGGGCCGGGCTTACCTGCTGGAGGCCTTCCAGCGACTGGGTCTGGAAACCATACCCTCCGCCACGAACTTCCTGACACTCAAGCTGCCCAGTGATGCGGCGGCGACGAGCCTGACGGAGCAGCTCCTGCACCGAGGGGTGATCGTGCGGCACCTGCTCTCCTTCGGCTGGCCGGCGCTCATCCGGGTGACCATTGGATTGCCCGAGGAGAATGCGTTTTTTGTGGAGCAGCTGGGGGAGGTGCTGGGGGGATAG
- a CDS encoding Lrp/AsnC family transcriptional regulator, whose product MNKLDSIDKKILTLLQEQGRMTNAELSKQVGLSAASALERVKKLERGGVIQGYYASLEHTAVGIGLLVLVEVTLARHQHDAILRFVEAVQDVNEIVACYHVTGRADYILRVVAKDIPDYERFIIETLSTLPGVQHIETMMVLSAVKESHTLPIMVG is encoded by the coding sequence ATGAACAAACTGGACAGCATCGATAAAAAGATTCTGACGCTGCTTCAGGAGCAGGGTCGCATGACCAACGCAGAGCTCAGCAAGCAAGTGGGCCTCTCGGCGGCTTCGGCGCTGGAGCGGGTGAAGAAGCTGGAGCGGGGCGGAGTGATCCAGGGCTACTACGCCAGCCTGGAGCATACCGCGGTCGGCATTGGCCTGCTGGTCCTGGTAGAGGTGACTCTGGCCCGGCATCAGCACGACGCCATCTTGAGGTTTGTTGAAGCGGTGCAGGATGTGAACGAGATCGTGGCCTGCTATCATGTGACCGGCCGGGCGGATTATATTCTGCGGGTAGTGGCCAAGGATATTCCCGATTACGAGCGGTTTATCATCGAGACGCTCAGCACCCTGCCGGGGGTCCAGCACATCGAGACCATGATGGTCCTCTCAGCGGTGAAGGAGTCCCACACTTTGCCCATTATGGTGGGATAG